Proteins encoded together in one Lysinibacillus sp. FSL K6-0232 window:
- the nadD gene encoding nicotinate-nucleotide adenylyltransferase, with protein sequence MARIGIYGSSFDPITNVHLWTASTVAHRCKLDQVIFLPCSSKRKDKTIQTKDMHRWNMLQLAIAKDERFIADSYEMEQEGWNIYTYDTMKYFRVKHPNDEVHFIMGADLLADIGAGLWKKGDALVAENKFIVMARHGIDMLSTISRSPILRNNDDGRFHLIDKGLAMEISSTYIREEFAMGGEPRYLLPDACYDYIKEHQLYQKS encoded by the coding sequence ATGGCGAGAATAGGCATCTATGGTTCATCCTTTGATCCAATTACTAATGTTCACCTTTGGACAGCTAGCACAGTTGCACATCGCTGTAAGCTAGATCAGGTTATTTTTTTACCTTGTTCAAGTAAACGTAAGGATAAAACCATTCAAACAAAGGATATGCATCGTTGGAATATGCTACAGCTAGCAATAGCCAAGGACGAACGTTTTATTGCGGATTCCTATGAAATGGAACAAGAGGGCTGGAATATCTACACATACGATACAATGAAATATTTTCGAGTAAAGCATCCAAATGATGAGGTACATTTTATTATGGGTGCAGATTTATTGGCGGATATCGGTGCAGGGTTATGGAAAAAAGGTGATGCACTTGTAGCGGAAAATAAATTTATTGTGATGGCAAGGCATGGTATTGATATGCTATCAACCATTAGTCGTTCTCCTATTTTAAGAAACAATGATGATGGGCGATTTCACCTTATTGATAAGGGCTTAGCTATGGAAATTAGCTCCACCTACATTCGAGAGGAATTTGCCATGGGCGGAGAACCAAGATACCTCCTGCCAGATGCATGCTATGACTATATTAAAGAGCATCAGCTTTATCAGAAGTCATAA
- a CDS encoding IS1182 family transposase yields MSNQKITNEEYTTQTTLLLEVQEKPVSKRQLAPTFKPYNNHQSFFIYDLQELIPENHVARVVDEMIEDIPDELLFQHYLGGGRSSYHPKMMLKVILYAYSQKVYSCRGIEKLIRESIPAMWLAGMQNPDFRTINFFRGYRMKTLMDELFENMIHQLIEKGYITFEDYFLDGTKLEANANKYSFIWKKSTVRFEEKLKEKIKENLQHIHELAQTEEMELEEIPEEDVTSGQLTTLSHQLETQVNTLTAEIEATKEVSVRKELRSRRSALKKPIKLIQENFIPRIQKYQAYHETFGDRNSFSKTDTDATFMRMKEDHMKNGQLKPGYNVQMATENQFILYYSIHQRPTDTRCFIPHLEKLAASTLPMPKTVIADAGYGSEENYLYAIGEEKEPRFDYLIPYNTYLKENTRKYKNNIKNAKNWDYQEKDDWFICPNGRKVLFKKYQNKKNASGFQQSYKIYECEDCSDCPLKAQCTTAKGNRQVHWNTVFEEMKAKAKAALECEEKAAIYARRKIEVESVFGHIKGNRSFRRFLLRGLDKVHVEFGIVALAHNLLKVAAIRQLLSGNKRIDKKSGGEKRDVFLLQIYFKDLWDSPFMTSDKADAL; encoded by the coding sequence ATGAGCAATCAAAAGATTACTAATGAAGAGTATACCACACAAACCACACTTCTTCTAGAGGTACAAGAAAAACCTGTATCCAAAAGACAACTTGCCCCTACGTTCAAACCGTATAACAATCATCAAAGTTTTTTTATTTATGATCTCCAAGAACTGATTCCTGAGAATCACGTCGCACGTGTTGTTGATGAAATGATCGAAGACATTCCAGATGAGCTACTTTTTCAACACTATTTAGGTGGTGGGCGCAGTTCCTATCATCCGAAAATGATGCTGAAAGTGATTTTGTACGCCTATTCCCAAAAGGTGTATTCCTGCCGTGGGATTGAAAAATTGATTCGGGAAAGCATTCCCGCGATGTGGTTAGCAGGCATGCAAAACCCCGACTTCCGTACGATCAACTTTTTTCGTGGCTATCGTATGAAAACCCTAATGGATGAGTTATTTGAAAACATGATCCACCAATTAATTGAGAAAGGATATATTACCTTTGAGGACTACTTCTTGGATGGGACAAAGCTTGAAGCGAATGCCAATAAGTATTCTTTCATTTGGAAAAAATCTACGGTCCGTTTTGAAGAAAAACTGAAAGAGAAAATCAAGGAAAACCTTCAGCACATTCACGAACTTGCCCAGACAGAAGAAATGGAACTGGAGGAGATTCCGGAGGAAGATGTAACGTCAGGACAATTGACAACCCTTTCCCATCAATTAGAAACACAAGTAAATACCTTAACAGCTGAAATCGAAGCGACCAAAGAGGTGTCTGTTCGAAAAGAACTCCGTTCACGTCGAAGTGCGTTAAAGAAACCGATCAAACTAATTCAAGAAAATTTCATCCCACGCATTCAAAAATATCAAGCGTATCATGAGACATTTGGCGATCGCAATAGTTTTTCAAAAACGGATACGGATGCCACGTTTATGCGCATGAAAGAAGATCACATGAAAAACGGTCAATTGAAACCCGGCTACAATGTTCAAATGGCAACGGAGAATCAATTTATTTTATATTATTCCATCCATCAACGCCCAACAGATACGCGCTGTTTTATTCCTCATTTGGAAAAACTAGCAGCGTCTACTTTGCCAATGCCAAAAACCGTCATCGCCGATGCAGGATATGGCAGCGAAGAAAATTACTTATATGCAATAGGGGAAGAAAAAGAGCCACGTTTTGATTATTTAATTCCATATAATACATATTTAAAAGAAAACACGCGCAAGTATAAAAATAATATCAAGAATGCGAAAAATTGGGACTATCAGGAAAAGGACGATTGGTTTATTTGCCCGAATGGACGCAAGGTGCTATTTAAAAAATATCAAAACAAAAAGAATGCCTCGGGATTTCAGCAAAGCTATAAAATCTACGAATGTGAAGATTGTTCAGATTGCCCATTAAAGGCACAATGTACAACAGCAAAAGGTAATCGTCAGGTTCATTGGAATACCGTATTTGAAGAAATGAAGGCAAAGGCAAAAGCAGCCCTTGAATGTGAAGAAAAAGCCGCCATCTATGCTCGACGTAAAATCGAGGTAGAAAGTGTGTTCGGTCACATCAAGGGCAATCGGTCGTTCCGTCGATTCCTATTACGGGGCCTTGATAAGGTCCACGTGGAATTTGGGATTGTGGCATTAGCCCACAATCTCCTGAAAGTAGCTGCCATCCGTCAGCTACTTTCAGGGAACAAGCGAATAGACAAAAAATCTGGAGGGGAAAAACGTGATGTTTTTCTCCTCCAGATTTATTTTAAGGACTTATGGGACAGCCCCTTTATGACTTCTGATAAAGCTGATGCTCTTTAA
- a CDS encoding SLC13 family permease, translating into MNVQLTLTFLILGATIFAFITNKIRADLVALISLLAFVITDILTPAEALAGFSNSVVLMIAGLFVVGAGILRTGLAGMAGQLLLKWSGNSELKLFVLLLIIVGTVGAFMSNTGTVALMMPIVVSIAISMKVSPSKFLLPLSYVASLSGLMTLIASPTNLIVNQLLIDRGYSKLGFFEITPIGIVGMIAGISYLVLVRNILLPKDQNRTQTNEGYKLSPKKIIKQYDLNNRLFKVFVPDDSPIIETSLAELKLPAKYTLCMMKIHRKSQEGINLLPMTYQEMAGPTSVIHAKDELYVQGEEEDIRRFAEDYHLEVQGLVKGEADELVSKHLGIAEVLLTPNSSFINETVSSLGFREKYNLNIIGINRRGGYKLQDMVSHKLKFGDAILVQGAWDEILLLARETQDVVVVGQPREHASVAAATGKAGIAGIIMLLMIILMAFEIFPAVISVMIGAVLMILTGCLRNMEDAYSNMNFESIVLVAAMLPMATALEKTGGMTILSDGIIHALGDYGPYGVLIGVYLLTAVFGQFISNTATAVLFAPIAMSAAIAMEVSPTTFMIGVAVAASMAFATPIASPTNALVMTAGGYKFMDFVRIGIPLQIVMFIVMMVAIPFFFPF; encoded by the coding sequence ATGAATGTGCAGCTTACATTAACATTTCTTATTTTAGGAGCAACAATCTTTGCATTTATTACCAATAAAATACGAGCAGACCTTGTAGCTCTTATCTCACTTTTGGCATTTGTCATTACAGATATTTTAACGCCTGCTGAAGCATTAGCTGGCTTTTCCAACTCTGTTGTGCTAATGATTGCAGGGCTATTTGTCGTGGGTGCTGGTATTTTACGTACAGGTCTTGCAGGGATGGCAGGGCAATTACTGCTTAAATGGTCAGGCAATAGTGAGCTAAAATTATTTGTATTGCTGCTGATTATTGTAGGAACAGTTGGGGCATTTATGAGTAATACAGGTACTGTAGCATTAATGATGCCAATTGTCGTTAGTATCGCTATTAGTATGAAGGTGAGCCCTTCTAAATTTTTATTACCATTATCTTATGTGGCAAGCTTATCAGGGCTTATGACATTAATTGCATCACCAACCAATTTAATTGTAAATCAGCTACTAATTGATCGAGGCTATAGTAAGCTAGGTTTTTTTGAAATAACACCTATTGGCATTGTTGGAATGATAGCAGGGATTAGCTACTTAGTGCTTGTGCGCAATATTTTATTACCAAAAGATCAAAATCGTACACAGACAAATGAAGGCTATAAGCTTTCACCTAAAAAAATTATTAAACAATATGATTTAAACAACCGTCTTTTTAAAGTTTTTGTACCAGATGATTCACCGATTATTGAAACATCATTGGCAGAATTAAAGCTGCCAGCGAAGTATACACTTTGTATGATGAAAATTCATCGGAAATCACAGGAGGGCATCAATTTACTGCCAATGACCTATCAGGAAATGGCGGGTCCTACCAGCGTGATTCATGCTAAGGATGAGCTATATGTCCAAGGTGAGGAAGAGGATATTCGCCGTTTTGCTGAGGACTATCATCTTGAGGTGCAAGGATTAGTAAAAGGTGAGGCAGATGAATTAGTATCCAAACATCTTGGCATTGCAGAGGTATTGCTCACACCAAATTCAAGCTTTATTAATGAAACAGTTAGTTCTCTTGGTTTCCGTGAGAAATATAACTTAAATATTATTGGTATTAATCGCAGAGGTGGCTATAAGCTTCAGGATATGGTTTCACATAAGCTGAAATTTGGAGATGCGATATTAGTACAAGGTGCATGGGATGAAATTTTGTTACTGGCAAGAGAAACACAGGATGTTGTTGTTGTTGGTCAGCCGAGGGAGCATGCCAGCGTCGCAGCTGCTACAGGAAAAGCGGGTATTGCAGGGATTATTATGCTATTGATGATTATATTAATGGCATTTGAAATTTTCCCAGCCGTTATTTCAGTGATGATTGGCGCTGTGCTTATGATTTTAACAGGATGCTTGCGCAATATGGAAGATGCCTATAGCAATATGAATTTTGAAAGTATTGTATTAGTTGCAGCCATGCTACCAATGGCAACAGCGTTAGAAAAAACAGGAGGCATGACCATTTTGTCTGATGGTATCATTCATGCACTTGGTGATTATGGCCCTTATGGCGTATTAATTGGAGTTTATCTATTAACGGCTGTTTTTGGTCAGTTTATTAGTAATACGGCAACTGCTGTATTATTTGCCCCTATTGCAATGAGCGCTGCTATTGCAATGGAGGTTAGCCCTACAACTTTTATGATTGGCGTAGCAGTAGCGGCAAGTATGGCATTCGCTACCCCAATTGCTTCTCCTACAAATGCATTAGTCATGACAGCGGGTGGCTATAAATTTATGGATTTTGTTAGAATAGGTATTCCACTACAAATCGTGATGTTTATTGTGATGATGGTAGCTATTCCTTTCTTCTTCCCATTTTAA
- a CDS encoding RraA family protein has protein sequence MIYRMESIEKKVSKEFVDAFGKISTTIIGDALGRFNCMSSIKHFNKPGIRLKGTAFTVKTSAGDNLMIHKAIHMAEPGDIIVIDGGGFESRALLGEIMSSIGQKRGLAGFVVDGAIRDPEEIKELGFPVYAKGATPAGPFREGPGQINVPIICAGAIVNPGDLIIGDDNGITVIPCAQANNEVLQEALRIEAMEKNQLEQIEAGTLNYDWIDEALMKKGVLGGTRV, from the coding sequence ATGATTTATCGTATGGAATCAATAGAGAAAAAGGTTTCTAAAGAATTTGTTGATGCATTTGGCAAAATTAGCACAACCATTATTGGAGATGCTTTAGGTCGTTTTAATTGTATGAGTTCTATTAAACATTTCAATAAGCCGGGTATTCGTTTAAAGGGGACAGCTTTTACAGTAAAAACATCAGCTGGCGATAATTTAATGATTCATAAGGCAATACATATGGCAGAGCCAGGAGATATTATCGTCATTGATGGGGGTGGCTTTGAAAGCCGTGCATTGCTAGGAGAAATTATGAGTTCCATTGGGCAAAAAAGAGGACTTGCTGGATTTGTTGTTGATGGTGCAATTCGTGATCCAGAGGAGATTAAGGAATTAGGCTTTCCCGTATATGCAAAGGGGGCAACACCAGCCGGACCATTTCGTGAAGGGCCAGGTCAAATTAATGTCCCTATTATTTGTGCAGGAGCTATCGTCAATCCGGGAGACTTAATTATTGGTGATGATAATGGAATTACCGTGATTCCTTGTGCACAAGCAAATAACGAAGTATTACAGGAAGCTCTACGAATCGAAGCGATGGAAAAAAATCAACTAGAACAAATTGAAGCAGGCACCCTTAATTACGACTGGATTGATGAAGCTTTAATGAAAAAAGGTGTGTTAGGAGGTACGCGTGTATGA
- a CDS encoding pyridoxal phosphate-dependent aminotransferase, whose product MTLLNAEVFNHLSESKTVAINDKARSLIEQGKDVINLGGGEPDFDTPHNIINIAEEAMKEGKTHYVNSPGIPELREAIAAKLRNVDNCNYHASQIIVTPGGKLALYIALMSVVNPDDEVIIVNPAWVSYEPLITMVGGKTIYVSLDQKDNFTLKGHLIAEACTAKTKAIIINTPNNPTGRVLKQEEIAELRKVAKEHNLIVISDEVYDRLTYDGHQFISVASDPELLTRTITVQSFSKGYAMTGWRLGYLALPEELCSAALKAQQHMMTCTTSFVQIAGIAALKNSEEEVIKMKNRYEERLDFVVESLNKISGVKCEKPEGAFYVFPEIDFKGFDSYQLAEYLLEEVGVAVTPGEAFGPEYKKNVRISCANSDELLKEAMQRMTKAFS is encoded by the coding sequence ATGACGCTATTAAATGCTGAGGTGTTTAATCATTTATCGGAATCAAAAACTGTCGCAATAAATGATAAAGCAAGGTCATTAATTGAACAAGGGAAGGACGTTATTAACCTAGGTGGAGGAGAGCCAGATTTTGATACGCCGCACAATATTATTAATATTGCTGAGGAAGCGATGAAGGAAGGAAAAACACATTATGTAAATAGTCCAGGAATCCCTGAGTTACGTGAAGCAATTGCTGCTAAATTGCGTAATGTCGATAACTGTAATTATCATGCCTCACAAATTATCGTAACACCAGGTGGAAAGTTAGCACTCTATATCGCACTTATGTCCGTAGTTAATCCAGATGATGAGGTTATTATTGTTAATCCAGCTTGGGTAAGCTATGAGCCACTCATTACAATGGTTGGTGGCAAAACGATTTATGTTAGCCTAGATCAAAAAGACAATTTTACCTTAAAAGGTCACTTAATTGCTGAAGCTTGTACGGCAAAAACAAAGGCAATCATTATTAATACACCAAATAACCCGACAGGAAGAGTATTAAAGCAGGAAGAAATTGCTGAGCTTCGTAAAGTTGCTAAGGAGCATAATTTAATCGTTATTTCTGATGAAGTATATGATCGTTTAACATATGATGGCCACCAATTTATAAGTGTAGCGAGCGACCCTGAGCTATTAACAAGAACGATTACTGTTCAAAGCTTTTCAAAGGGCTATGCAATGACAGGTTGGCGTTTAGGGTACTTAGCATTACCAGAGGAATTATGTAGTGCAGCGCTAAAGGCACAGCAACATATGATGACTTGTACAACATCTTTTGTACAAATTGCAGGTATTGCAGCATTAAAAAATAGTGAAGAAGAAGTAATAAAAATGAAAAATCGCTATGAGGAAAGATTAGATTTTGTGGTGGAGAGCTTAAATAAAATCTCTGGTGTAAAGTGTGAGAAGCCAGAAGGAGCTTTCTATGTATTTCCTGAGATTGACTTTAAAGGCTTTGATTCTTATCAGCTAGCGGAATATTTATTAGAGGAAGTAGGTGTAGCTGTAACGCCTGGAGAGGCGTTTGGTCCAGAATACAAGAAAAATGTTAGAATATCTTGCGCAAATTCAGATGAGCTGTTGAAGGAAGCTATGCAAAGAATGACAAAGGCATTTTCATAA
- a CDS encoding D-2-hydroxyacid dehydrogenase: MNIVILDGYTLNPGDLSWDKLSEVGEVTVYDRTPNNLIVERAAEAELVLTNKTPLTKETFAQLPKLKYVGILATGYDVVDIEAAKERNIVVANIPAYGTHSVAQMVFALLLEHCQRVQRHSDAVRAGEWTNNPDWCFWNYPLTELAGKKFGIIGFGRIGYQTAQIASALGMSIIAYNRHQREVDLPYFQWADNLTDLLQEADVISLHCPLTPETEEIINRDNLAIMKGSAIIINTSRGKLINNQDLADALNNEVIAGAGLDVLDIEPPSALNPLLSAKNCLITPHISWATKEARGRLLDMAIDNVKAFMAGTTQNII, encoded by the coding sequence ATGAATATCGTTATTTTGGATGGCTATACGTTGAATCCAGGCGATTTGAGCTGGGACAAATTATCAGAAGTCGGTGAAGTGACTGTATATGATCGCACACCCAATAATTTAATTGTGGAACGTGCAGCGGAGGCTGAACTCGTTTTAACGAATAAAACGCCACTTACAAAAGAAACCTTTGCACAATTACCAAAATTAAAATATGTGGGGATACTTGCCACTGGGTATGATGTTGTAGACATTGAAGCAGCTAAAGAGCGAAACATCGTTGTAGCAAATATTCCAGCGTATGGAACTCATTCTGTGGCACAAATGGTTTTTGCTTTATTATTAGAGCATTGTCAGCGTGTACAAAGGCATAGTGATGCAGTAAGGGCTGGAGAGTGGACAAATAACCCTGACTGGTGCTTCTGGAATTATCCCTTAACTGAATTAGCAGGTAAAAAATTTGGTATTATTGGCTTTGGACGCATTGGCTATCAAACAGCCCAAATAGCATCAGCATTAGGGATGTCGATTATCGCATATAACCGTCACCAACGTGAAGTAGACCTACCATACTTTCAATGGGCAGATAATTTAACAGATTTATTACAAGAAGCAGATGTTATTAGTTTACATTGTCCATTAACCCCAGAAACAGAAGAAATTATTAATCGAGATAATTTAGCGATAATGAAAGGGTCAGCCATTATTATTAATACGTCTAGAGGGAAGTTAATTAATAATCAAGACCTTGCGGATGCATTAAATAATGAGGTAATTGCAGGAGCAGGCTTAGACGTTTTGGATATTGAGCCACCATCTGCATTAAATCCATTATTATCAGCAAAAAATTGTTTAATAACCCCGCATATTTCATGGGCAACAAAGGAAGCTCGTGGGCGACTACTAGATATGGCAATTGATAATGTGAAAGCGTTTATGGCTGGAACAACGCAAAACATTATATAA
- a CDS encoding MFS transporter: MAKQNDIGARMDRLPISKWHQSVFWLIGIGILIDGFDNYMGGAVLAQLIENGWSNNYLNAAFTSATMAGLFIGSILAGLLGDHKGRKFAYQINLLIFGIASIAAAFATDMVTLIILRGIIGIGLGAELVVGFATFPEFIPSRVRGKWSAKLSLLANFAPPIATLTGLLVMPALGSELGWRAMFMIAGVAALILWVARHGLPESPRWFAARGELDKAEAILSKVEQDIEKETGTKLPPVMEADIDVGQEVKKVPFSSLFKGNLLRRTILGSFVLIGMNTAIYSIMTWIPTLFVQSGITVSKSLLMTTIILFGAPFGVFVATKIIDKFPRKWLAVGLLVTIAILGYIYALQSSEILIMIIGFILITVLYIYVCLSSAVYVPEIWPTEVRLRGSGFCNAVGRIVTIFTPYGIAWVLTQFGQVAVFVTIGSILGVVALVVAILGVETRFKSMEEIGREAFGED, from the coding sequence GTGGCAAAACAAAATGACATAGGTGCAAGAATGGATCGCTTACCCATTTCGAAATGGCATCAAAGTGTATTCTGGTTAATCGGAATCGGGATTTTAATTGATGGCTTTGACAATTATATGGGAGGAGCAGTTTTAGCTCAATTAATTGAAAATGGGTGGTCCAATAACTATTTGAATGCTGCTTTTACATCAGCAACAATGGCAGGGTTATTTATCGGTTCGATTTTAGCAGGGCTTCTTGGTGATCATAAGGGAAGAAAATTTGCCTATCAAATTAATTTATTAATCTTTGGAATAGCTTCAATTGCAGCAGCTTTTGCCACAGATATGGTTACGTTAATTATTTTACGAGGAATTATTGGTATCGGGTTAGGGGCAGAGCTTGTGGTAGGATTTGCAACGTTCCCAGAATTTATCCCAAGTAGGGTGCGAGGGAAATGGTCAGCTAAATTATCATTATTAGCAAACTTTGCACCGCCTATCGCAACTTTAACAGGTTTATTGGTGATGCCTGCTTTAGGGTCAGAGCTAGGCTGGAGAGCAATGTTTATGATTGCTGGGGTAGCAGCATTAATTTTATGGGTTGCTCGTCACGGCTTACCTGAATCACCTCGCTGGTTTGCAGCACGTGGAGAGCTCGATAAAGCTGAGGCTATTCTATCGAAGGTAGAGCAGGATATTGAAAAAGAAACAGGAACTAAATTACCTCCTGTAATGGAAGCGGATATTGATGTAGGCCAAGAAGTTAAAAAAGTTCCGTTTTCAAGCTTATTTAAAGGTAATTTATTAAGAAGAACGATTTTAGGAAGCTTTGTGTTAATTGGGATGAATACAGCTATCTATAGCATTATGACTTGGATTCCTACATTGTTTGTTCAATCAGGAATTACGGTTAGTAAATCATTATTAATGACAACTATTATTTTGTTTGGAGCACCCTTTGGCGTATTTGTAGCTACTAAAATTATTGATAAGTTTCCACGTAAATGGTTAGCAGTTGGATTGCTAGTAACCATTGCCATTCTCGGCTATATTTACGCCTTACAATCCTCCGAGATTTTGATTATGATTATCGGTTTTATTTTGATTACAGTGCTTTATATATATGTTTGTTTATCCTCTGCAGTATATGTTCCAGAAATTTGGCCAACAGAGGTACGTTTAAGAGGCTCAGGCTTTTGTAATGCAGTTGGACGAATTGTTACAATTTTTACGCCGTATGGAATTGCGTGGGTATTAACACAATTTGGTCAGGTAGCGGTATTTGTTACGATTGGCTCTATATTAGGAGTTGTAGCATTAGTAGTAGCAATTTTAGGCGTAGAAACAAGGTTCAAATCAATGGAGGAAATTGGTAGAGAGGCTTTTGGTGAGGATTAA